The proteins below come from a single Poecilia reticulata strain Guanapo linkage group LG5, Guppy_female_1.0+MT, whole genome shotgun sequence genomic window:
- the LOC103464536 gene encoding caM kinase-like vesicle-associated protein, giving the protein MPFGCLTLGEKKDYNSPTEVTDKYDLGQVVKSEEFCEIFRAKDRNTLKMYTCKKFNKKDGRKVRKAAKNEIIILKMVKHHNILQLVDAFETKKEYFIFLELATGREVFDWILDQGYYSERDTSNVMRQVLEAVAYLHSLKIVHRNLKLENLVYYNRLKHSKIVISDFQLAKLENGLIKDPCGTPEYLAPEVVGRQRYGRPVDCWAIGVIMYILLSGNPPFYDDSDEEDPDSRDKNLFLKILSGDYEFDSPYWDDISDSAKTLVASLMDVDQDQRLTAQEAIAHEWISGNAASDKNIKDGVCAQIEKNFAKAKWKKAVRVTTLMKRLRGPDQTDSGPAGGAAGAAADANTPGGGPAPPAGGGLSMAAALKAAALKEKASDTQTATNPAQSLQPAAQQEEQQSRCNGEAPQMVPQRKGD; this is encoded by the exons ATGCCGTTTGGTTGTCTCACACTCGGAGAGAAGAAGGATTACAACAGTCCCACGGAGGTGACTGACAAATATGACCTCGGACAAGTTGTTAAGTC ggagGAATTTTGTGAGATATTCCGAGCAAAGGACAGGAATACCTTGAAAATGTATACATgtaaaaagtttaacaaaaaggATGGAAGGAAAGTGAGGAAAGCTGCAAAGAATGAGATAATAATCTTGAAGAT ggtTAAACATCACAACATCCTCCAGCTGGTTGATGCATTTGAAACTAAGAAAGAGTACTTCATTTTTCTGGAGCT TGCTACCGGAAGGGAGGTCTTTGATTGGATTTTGGATCAAGGCTATTATTCAGAAAGGGACACCAGCAACGTAATGAGGCAGGTTCTGGAGGCCGTCGCTTACCTGCACTCTCTGAAGATTGTCCACAGAAACCTGAAG CTGGAGAATTTGGTGTACTATAACCGTTTGAAGCACTCCAAAATTGTTATCAGCGACTTTCAGTTGGCAAAACTGGAAAATGGACTAATTAAAGACCCGTGTGGGACTCCAGAATATCTTG CACCTGAAGTGGTTGGAAGGCAGAGATACGGTCGACCAGTGGACTGCTGGGCCATCGGCGTCATCATGTATATACT TTTATCAGGGAACCCTCCTTTCTATGACGATTCTGATGAAGAAGACCCAGATAGCCGTGACAAGAACCTGTTTCTAAAGATTTTGTCTGGGGACTATGAATTTGATTCTCCTTACTGGGATGACATTTCTGATTCTG ccAAAACCTTGGTAGCATCTTTGATGGATGTCGACCAAGACCAGCGATTGACTGCACAGGAAGCTATAGCCCATGAATg GATTTCTGGAAATGCTGCCTCCGACAAGAACATCAAAGATGGAGTTTGTGCCCAAATCGAGAAGAACTTTGCCAAAGCAAAGTGGAAG AAAGCTGTAAGGGTAACTACCCTGATGAAACGTCTTCGAGGGCCTGATCAGACTGATTCGGGGCCCGCAGGAGGGGCAGCAGGGGCAGCAGCCGACGCCAACACACCCGGAGGTGGTCCTGCTCCTCCAGCCGGTGGTGGCCTCAGCATGGCAGCCGCCCTTAAAGCTGCTGCTCTTAAAGAAAAGGCCTCTGACACACAGACTGCAACCAACCCCGCACAATCCTTGCAGCCTGCAgcgcagcaggaggagcagcagtcACGGTGCAACGGTGAGGCTCCGCAAATGGTGCCACAGAGAAAAGGAGACTAA